Part of the Lutra lutra chromosome 4, mLutLut1.2, whole genome shotgun sequence genome is shown below.
TTCCTCTGACCTAGGAGCCGGTTTACCTTGTGGAATCTGCTTCCCTGCTCCGTCATATGTCAGATTCTCAGAAATACCTCATTCTTCTTATTTTCCGAGTCAACTCACAAATTCTATTTTAGTCCCCTGCTTTTCTTAAAAGTTCCTCTTTCCAAACAGACAGCATTTGTCAGTATTTATTCAGTTCTCTCACACATGATGAGTGTAAAGAGAAGCAACTCTGACCTCAGGGAAAAATTAAGCATCAAAAGACAAAAGTACAGTTTCTGATAAacaactttcaaagaaaaatctCACAAGGGAACTTACCTTTCAGTTAAAACTGACAGCAATCCATGTCACAtaagctgaagagaaaaaaagaatccactgGTTTATGTAACTAGAAAGTTCCAAAGTGGCCGCTGGCTTGAAGCGACAGAAAGATCCAGGAACTCACACATGCCTTCAGGGTTTCTGCTTTGCTCTCAGCTCTGCCAGGCTGCATTCTGCCACGGGCCCTTCTGCGACAGTCAGAATGCCCACCACGAGCCCCAAACTCCCAGGCCCCTAGTTTAGCATTCCTcaaggagagttttttttttttttttttaatccttgaatGTTAATACAGCAAATCCAGAGGACTCTGTGACAGGTCTTTCTTAGACTTGTCCAGGGGTGGGCTCCAGGCCCCTGCCAGCTTAGGCCAAACGCCTTTACATATGCAAAGAAGGGGTTCCCAAAAGGAGCTGTAGGAGGGGAGTGGTAGgtagaaaagaaacaacaaatatccTCTTTTGCTTCTAACTCCAGATTGTGACCACTGGACACTTTAACAGGCTTAAAACTATAAACTCACTCCCTATACTGGCAAGATATAAGGGGTTTCAATTTCAAGACAAGTTGGCTGCCAAGTTCAaacttacacacacacgcactgtCTGATTCATCTGTACTAGACACAGTTATGAATACCAGATTGGAAACCTGctcataaaatggcaaaaaaaaaaaaaaaaaaaaaaaaaaaacctccaaaaatcCAGTTTGTAAATCAGATTACAATCTTTTGGTCCCTCTGAAACTTTCTGCTCAAGACAAAGCATTTCCATAGTACAGCCTGCCAAAATTTATCTTCCTCATTTTAGCTGCATGCTTTTTAAATGACCATCTAAAAGCCAACAAAGATATGCAagtatgaggggtgcctgggtggcttagtgggttaagcctctgccttcggctcaggtcatgatctcagggtcctgggatagagccccgcatcgggctctctgctcagcagggagcttgcttcctcttctctctctgcctgcttgtgatctctgtctgtcaaataaataaataaaatcttaaaaaaaaaaagatatgcaagtATGAGATCTATAATTAgttctaaattataaaataacttaaGAGGTTGTGTTTGTGTTCCTCTTACCAAAGGTTCACTCACTTTCTCCCAGAATCCTCCTGGTCAGCTGACCCAAACGGATATATGACATTTCCTTTGACTGATTCTTGAGTAACGGCTGCAGGTATCCCGCCATAGCACAAGGCAGAGGATCCACATTAAATGAAAGTTTCTCAATAAGCAGAAAACTCATCTAAGATCAAAAGCCTGGACATTCTTGCTTTCAGAAACTGTTCATTATTACAGGAGAATCATGTCAAGACATGTGTGAGAGTTAACGCTGTATATGCCAGTTTAATGCCAAATATCTTTTATTTGGAATTATATGATGAAAGTCAATTTCTAAAACATCTTCAAGAAGGAAGATTGATACACGTATTTTAAAGCAATGGTTCCCATCTACAAGTGAGATATTCTTGGGTATCTCCGATCATCAAGGGTGAcacaaaatcttcaaaacaaaattacttttcaatcaattttatttaaaaacatatataaatagacCAAATAACACTCAAGGCTGAGAGGGCTTCAATCTTTTCTTAAGAACATAATAGTCCAAAAAGACTACTACTTATTGCTGATTCAGCTCACAGTACCAGCCCTCTTCAAGCTGCAGCACAATCACCAGCAAACATTTTCTGGGCACCTTGGAGGGACTAGAGGGAGTCACAGAGCAATGAGCCACAGCCTTGCCCTCAAGGAGCGTACAGTGTAGctggagagaaatgaaacatcCAGAACAAACACAAAGTCCACACATCTATCATAACAAAAGCAATTACTGGCATAAGTTATCACATGTTTTAACAAATGAGTGTTGGAATATCTTAGCAAATATACACTACATCAAGTTTCACCTAAcatatccaaaaaaattttttttaattttcttttttgttcaccCATGTTTCAACTCAACtgaattaaaagaggaaaatataattcCAAGCCAAAGGTACCATAGTGTTTGCTGTCCCCAATGAAGGGATGGACTGATCATGTCCTAGAATTTCTCCATGGTTCTACATCCAGATGTCAAGTTCAGTAGTTCTGACTGCCAAACCGATGTACGAATTCAGATAGGGAGTAGACAGCTCCCCATCCTACCTCGGGATCCATACTGATAAAATCATTCAGGTTCAttttggaatctaaaaaattcatgaaagaaatgtcCATTGAAAACACAATAAAGCAACCCAGAAGACCAAAGGTAGGGGAAAGTATTCAAATGGAGAAGGGCTCTTGAACGCTTAACTCaatctaatcatgaagaaacatcaaacaaacccaaattgagggacatgCTACAAAATAACTGACCGGTACTCTTCAAAACTGTAAAAGTtataaaaggaaaggggaaaaaaaaaactgtcagagACTGTAGGGGACTGAGGAGACAGGACAACTAAATGTAGTATCACGGGGCAGACTCTgaaccagagaaaagaaattagtGGGAAAACTTGCAAAACTTAGGTAAGGTCTGCAAGTCAAAAGGACTAGACCAATACTTCTATGTCAAGGACATCATTTTCTTAGTTTCAGTTATTATATTATGGttatataaaattcaacattaGCGAAATCAGAGTAAAGGGGTATGGGAATGCTCTAGTGTTTAAGCAAATTTTtcagaagtctaaaattatttttattttattttgagagagagagagagaaaatgaacaacgagggaggagggtcagagagagatggagaagcaggctctctgctgagcagggggcccgactcggggctcgatcccaggaccctgagatcatgacctgagccaaaggcagacacttaaccaactgagccatccaggcgccccaaaagtctaaaattatttcaaaacaaaaatttaaatgaaggggtacctgggtggttcagtgggttagccCTCTGCAAAATGCACGAATAACCAAACTACCAGTTTATTGGACTCAACTGCCAAATTATAGGAAATTCAGAGGCTACAAAAGAGATAAAATCAGCAATATCTAGACTGCTTCTCTTGgacccagtttcttcaacaaataaattataagaaaaaaagagctggGCAAggaatctatatatttaaaaaaaactcttaggaGACATAACCAAATACAATGTAGGGATCTCATTAGGACATtgattcaaataaacaaactgtATAAAAAAAGAggatatgggggcgcctggctggctcagttggtagagcatacagctcttgatcgcagggtagtgagttcaaatACCATTCTGGAtgtacagattatttaaaaataaaatcttcaaaagaaaaaaaagatggggcgcctggggcgcctctgccttcagctcaggtcatgatctcaggtcctgggatcaagccccatgtagggcttcctgctcagcggggagcctgcttcccccacccctccctctgcctgcctacttgtgatctccctctctgtcaaataaataaataatcaaaaaaaatttttttaaatgatgacttTATGACTTTATAACTGTGAATGTGAACACTGGCTAGATAGCTAGATGatgattttaaagaattactGTTAACTTTTTTAGCTAAAATAATGGTacaatggtcatttttttttcttttttaaagaaagccttCTATTTTAGAGATCCATTCTGAAACATTTAGAGTTGAAATGACATAGTATCTGAGACTGGCTTCAAAATAATATGAGAAGGCGGCAAGTGGATGGGCATTGACTGGCCATGAGCTGGTAACTGTTGAAAATCTGACACACGATTTAGTCCAGTTCAGTATATGATTTAAATTCTCCACactgaagaaaatgtttaagtgTGTACATATTGCTGTTTCTGCCCAGCAAAAAATTGTTACAGAAACTACTCTTCCTCCGTAAACCTACAGAAAACCATGCAAATATATTGGGCAACTTTTCCAGATGGTGGGACAACAGGCAGCACGCACCTAGGGTTCCTAAGGAAGTAGAAACAAGTAAGGGGAGCCCTGGGATTCCTCCAGTGGACCTCAGGGGCAGTTTTCAGACCCCGGCACACAGAGGGGTACACACCCAGCATGGCAGTCTCCCTGAGGTGAGCAGACAGACATCCTGGGCAGCTGGACGCAGGGGGTCCAGGAGAGGGAGGTGCAGAGCAGACTCCCCCCCACtactccccacccaccctgacCATGACACACACCCAAGACTTTGGCTGGGACTGACCTCCCAGGGCCAGGAAAGGAGCACCGGAATGTAACCGATCTAAGAACTGGCAGAACTTCCAGTCCCCACCAGCCTGGGGAGAGAGAACTTGTAAGGCACAGAGCATTTGTAGAGTCCTTAGAAGGGCGGCACCAGAGCCCTGGGGCTAAATTAGCACTAGATGAAAGGCTGCTCTGGACCAGCGctaaaaaagcttaaaaacaagcaTGGAAAGGACCCAGCTGACTCCCAGTATCGTAACTGCATGCcaacactgtttttaaaaaagacctcaAGACCCAGCAACTGACAGCATGAATTCAAAGTCCAGCCTCCAACCAAATTTTACAAATcacacaaagaaacaggaaaatatgacccaAAACCAGGGGAGAAATCAATCAACAGAAATGGaccaaaatgacagaaataatggAACCAGCAGACAAGGAGCAGCTATTAAAAACATGTCCCATATGTTCAAAAAGGGTAAAGAAAAACATGAGCatgatgaaaagagagagaaacaaaagatatTAAATCAATCCAAAATGGAATTTCtagacatgaaaaaataaaatatgtaaaatggaaaaaaaaagtgtgctgtATGAGATTAACAACAAATTCGTGAATGCAGAAGACAAGAGCAACGAATTTAGAGCCAAAATAGAGGAATTATTCCAAACGAAGCATGTAGAGAAAAAgtccaaagaaaaaagagaacatcaCTGACCTACAGGAATAATACCAAGCCATCTAACACATGTGTAGCTGAAGAACAAGAATTTAAGGGaggggggcacctgcatggctcagcgggttaaagcctctgccttcagctcaggtcatgatcccagggtcctgggatcaagccccacatcgggctctctgctcagcagggaactgcttccccctctctctctctgcctgcctctctgcctacttgcgatctctctctggcaaataaattttttaaaaattaaaaaaaaaaaaaaaagaatttaaaggagGGTGGgtggttcagaaaaaaatgtgcaagcaggtgcgcctgggtggctcagtcggttaagcgtccgccttcagctcagatcatgatcccggagtcctgggatcgaaccctgcaatgggctcccaactctgcaggaggtctgcttctctctttgcctgccactccccgtgcttgtgctcgctctctctcactctcactccacctcaaataaataaatagaatctaaaaaaaaaagaaaaggaaaaatgtgcaaGGAAATAACAGCCATAGTTTTCAAATTGGATGAACGCTATAAATCCACCAATCTCGGGATCTTAACAAACCTCGAGTGGAGTAAACTTAAAGGAAACTACACTACAGTCCATCATAATCAAAATGCTAAAAactagtgacaaagaaaaaaaaaaacctttaaaaatactgGGAGGGGAAAACACGCAGCGTAACAAAAGAAGATCAGAGCCCAGGCgagcagaaaacaagagagaggtTGCTTTAAACAACTGAAAGCAAAAACATGTAGGACTAGTACATGCGACCCCACAACTGTATCTTTCGAAAATGAACATAAGCACTGAGGATGCAGAAAACTAGAAACAGAGTTGCTAACACCCTTCTAACACAAAAGCTAGATACTCAGCAGACACAGAACTTTTATTGAAGTCATCAGAGAGCTGGGAATGCCAGATCCCCATCTAACCAGAAATAAAGGGAAGACAGGCACCTACCAGGAAAGATGGGGTGGGAGTTCCCTCTGACCTGGTCAGGGGCCAGACTCCGCAGAGGCCAGCAGGCTTGCGAAAATTTTTAACaatgcctttaaaaagaaatctcaactTTTGAAATATAGCATTTGTTTTCTAAGGCatccccccttttctcttttgttttctaagacttaacataactaaataaaaaatgattactaTCTGCAGTCATTCATCATGTAAAAAGAtcaatgtattaaaaacaaaatataaataaaaattattttagagagatcaaggtataacaaataaatatctgTCTCTTCTAACCTCGCCCACGGGGGACTGTAACATTTCTGTTCACCTAACACTACTGGTCCTCCAGCTTGGTTCAAATAAACCACTGTTGCTATAGGAAGCAAGAGAATGGGAGGTATATGCAGACAAAAGGCAGGAAAGGACTcagaaaagagagggggaaatttGGTGTGCTCTACAGTTCAGCCCAAGACTTAGGAAATGTCTTTGAAAACTGAGCCATCAGTGACCAGTGCTGGATCTAACTCTTCAGGACAAGGTGATACGATTATAAATTTCGGTTTCCTTCCCATGGCCCCGGGGGGGGGGCGACACTAAATGCTGAACCAAAGAATGGTCTTGCAGACATATGGCCACCAAAATTATTAATCATATAATCCTAACAGTCAACATACCAAATACACTCAATTCAAGCCCTAAGAGTCAATCCCACCACAGAGTGCGGGGGACGCAGGGAAGTGCTATTAAAGTACCTGAAACAGGCATTAAGGGTCAGTATTTTCCttgaaccatttttttcttttttaaccttcatttttttttttataaaacactaCTTATCAGCTAAAAGTAATTCTTCCTTATCCTAACTTCAAATATAATCCTTTGACAAACACAGGATTTGAAGTACTGAGTTCACCACATGAGAGGACGTTACAGTGTGGTCACATTCGGACGTGGGAAACCCATATGTTCGCCCCACACTTCAGAGCAGATTCCTTTCAGTTTCAATCTCAAGTTCAGGAGGTCCCTGATGAACTAAGCACACACAAGGCAGAAACCGCCTGCACCAGGCCACCCGCTCATCCTGCCTGGCTGTGCACCCGAGGCCAAGGGTGTAACCTCCATGCCCCTCACTTTATGCATCCaccaaatgtggaaaataaagccTGCCTGAGCTGTGGGGAAAATTCTATTAAACGACTATGTAAAGCGGCCGGCATCAAAGCCTGACACAAAATAGCACCTACTGGGCAGTAGTCATCAAAACTGAAAGGAATGACTCAGAGAGGATCCGGGCTGACAGGCTGGTGTTTACTGAGTGCTTGCTACATTCTAGGCTCTGCCTTGGGGCCTCATGTCTgaagagaaaagggggagggCGGTGGCAGAAGGCACACTGTCCCAGGCCACACCATATATGGCAGCTTGCCTGAGACTAAAAGGAAGATCTATGACACCCCCTCCTAACCTAGGAGCTGTCCCAGTTCTAATGCTGAGGCTAGCAAGCAAGCAGGTTGGCAGACCCAAAAGCAATTCCagtataaatgtttaaaatcctGAGAGAGAGCTTTTCACAGAGAGCCTCAAAAATCCATTTGAATCCTCTTTCAGTGTTCAAATACACCAAACAGATTTACTTTCTTCCTTGCTCAACTCCGGATGCCACTGTCCTATTTTTCTGGTGTGTTGTATAGCTTAGAGAGCAACCTGCACGCAGAAGGTCTCATCCCTGGGACGGGATGACCCCACCCAGAAATGGCAAACGTTGTAAATTACGTACCAACATCAATAACGTTTCAAGCTCCTGTGAATGGCAAACAATAGTAATAGGGTGAAGAACTCTTTATCTACTTAACTCTCAGAAAATTATTAATTGGACGGCTGCCTAAAAGCACATAAATGTGATGAGTGGTACAATAAAACCTGCCAGCTCTCACTTTCTTCTAATGCAGATTTTATCACAGAGCCAGGAAAATGACATTTCACATCACGCAAGGATGCCTAGGGACTTTCGCCTTAACGTGAAACCCCACCACGGCAAGATTCTACTTGTCCCACTGTTAAATGACCCAAGCACGCAGACCTCCTGAAGCCCAGTGTCCTGGCAGTAGGCACACCCAGCACGCTAGCGGTGTGCAAGTCTCGTGGTTCTGCTCCTGAGCACCTCCCCTTTCTGCGAGCTCATACAATTTCCAGtcctgctctctgggcctcaactcCTGAACctaataaacacacacatctgTGCCCCCTCTGACCTTCTTACAACTCAGGGAGTGTCATACAAAGAGTAACACAAAATTTTTGTCCCTGGTTAAGGGGCAATGCTGATCTGCACGGTGGTCAGAAACCTCCCGGAGAAGGCACCTCTGGCTCACCTCCAGTTTCAATGCAGGGGTACGAAGGAGGAGGTTCCCTCCAGTTCCCACTGGAATCTTTCATGTGAGATCGGTCAGAAGCGAAGTTCTTCAAATATGAATCTGCACGGATCACTCTAAATTTCCTGCAGATAAAGCAACATTCGTATACATTAGGAAGGTTTCACAGCGAAATATCCAGTCGATTTTTATACAGCCTCATTATCTAGGACACACACAGAAGTACCCAGGCATTTTTGTACGATCAGTAATACACAAATATCTATGTAGTTTTATCACATGTTAAAGGAGCCATGAGAAAGATCAGCTGAAATCCAAAACTACACAGGCACAGAAATATGTCCAGGGGCCTTGATTTACTCAATTGTGATCAGGAGTAAAGGGCAACATGAGTTCAGGTGTTGCCATCACAGAcctctcaattttctcatcattaaggccacaccccacccacccactcacccacccacatACACGTGGATGAGAGAAATCCCCAAAATGGCTTTCAGAAAATGTTTGGGATCTCATCacacccattttttaaagaatgccgACCTTTTATATGTTGGacaacttttaaatatgtatttgtttctttctttctttcttttttttaaagatttatttatttgacagacagatcacaaataggcagagaggcaggcagagagggaggggaaagcaggctccctgctgagcagagagcccgatgcggggctcaatcccaggaccctgggatcatgacctgagccgaaggcagaggcttaacccactgagccacccaggcgcccctatgctggacaacttttaaaacttcaaaacatTTTGAATCTTTTGTACAGCAcacatcattttcaaatatcaacTCAATGGTGATGCCAAATCAAGTGATCTTTGCAAAACAAATgccaaaaagaaacccagaaaatcacatacatacatactcacACAAACTCTCCATACAACTATCAAGGTCTAACTTCAGAAAGAAGGTAAACCCATCCTGAATCTCCTCACCTTCTGAACTGTGGATGGATGTCCTCATCAGACTTAAAGGCATCTTCCACATAAGTGTCAAAAGGACAGGGAAATGGCAGCACAGTGTCAAGATCATAAATGAAGCTCTGTCCTCCACTTGAAACATGAAGCAGGACAACATGGTAATCCTAGAAGTAAAAGTTGCTGAAGTTAACCAAGTTACTTCATGATGGTGAATTCCAAGGTCATAGCAATAATGCATATATAATCATTAACAATGAATAAAAAGACCAGTACAACACttcctaaaacagcaaaataaaacaaagcaaacacaaaaaccCTAAAAAAGGACTAAATGTCCAGTCACAGAGAACACTTAAGTAGGTAGTGGAAATGTTCATATACATTAACTATATACTCTTTGACCTAACAATTTTACCTCTAGGAACCCATCCTAGAGGCCCTACACATGTAAAggtctatatatacatatacatatataggcacccctatgtattatttttttaaaagctatgtgtgggggcgcctgggtggctcagtgggctaaagcttctgccttcggctcaggtcatgatcccagcgtcctgggatcgagccccgaattgggctctctgctcagcagggagcctgcttccgtcctcctctctctgcctgcctctctgcctacttgtgatctctgtctgtcaaataaacaaaatcttaaaaaaaaaaaaaaaaatttttttttaaaagctatgtgtcggggcgcctgggtggctcagtgggctaaagcctctgccttcggctcaggtcatgattccagggtcctgggatcgagccctccatcgggctccctgcttggtggggagcctgcttccccctctctgcctacttgtgatctctgtcaaataaatgaataaaatctttaaaaaataagtaaataaaaacagaaagaaattgtttaaaaaaataaataaaaataaaaattttaaaaagctatgtgTGTATAAAGACACACATGCATTCCAAAGTACACACGCATGCATatgaatacaaaggaaaagcTATGCAAGGATATCCTCCAAAGTATTAACCAAGGGGATTGCTTGGGCTAGCCTGGAATGtgaaagaactttaaaatgttGTTGTTAAATCGGCCAACCCCCATCTGTAGCCATTAAGGAGGAAAGATGAAGACAACTTCTCCTGTGCAGCTCGGCTGTGAGGCATCACTGAGTCCCCGACGCTGGGCACTGCCCAGCACCAGCTACCAGCTGGAAGGgccggtgggggcaggggggtagtTATGAAGGCGCCTCCCAGAGAACAAGACTGGGAGATGAAAGGCTCAATCACATGAGTGTGGCATTAGTACCACTACCTTCTATTTCCAGGACATCAGGGCTTACAAAGCACTTTCTCGGACGTTGTTCATTGACCCCATGATGAGGGGAAGGTGATTAATTGAGACTGGAAATGCTCTGCCATCAAAGCCAAAAGAGCCTGCGCTGGCTCCAATGCTATCTTCATAAGGCAGCAACAGCCTCAGAAATGGATGCTTACGCCCTGCACTCCCCTTAATGCATGCTACCCTCCAGATAAATAATGGACGAGCAACCCCCCTTCTACTGGCTGTGTCCGTACTAGTCCTGTCCTTCCGCAGCaagctttcctcctctctccccactgccatcCCCTGTGGGCTGGCTTTCTCTCCAGGAGTCTCCCACTTCCTACCACAGCCAGTCCCTGCCTTATCCAAAATCTGTTTCCGCTTGACATCCTCTACTCCTATTCCAGTGGCTTTGAAGTGCACACTCTCTATTGTTTGTGAGAAACTGTGTAGCTGAAATAAAGATGcaaagatgagaaaggaaagtCCTGACCCTCCAGGAGCTCGAGGAGCAGAAAGGGGGAAACTGTCAAATGCTGAGGGCAGTGGGACGGCGGCAAAGAGCAGGTGGCTTCAAGTGAGGGCCCTCAGGTCAAACCTCCG
Proteins encoded:
- the NTAQ1 gene encoding protein N-terminal glutamine amidohydrolase isoform X2, with translation MEGDVPAAAAARYQPASPPRDACVYNSCYCEENIWKLCEYIKNHDQYPLEECYAVFISNERKMIPIWKQQARPGDGPVIWDYHVVLLHVSSGGQSFIYDLDTVLPFPCPFDTYVEDAFKSDEDIHPQFRRKFRVIRADSYLKNFASDRSHMKDSSGNWREPPPSYPCIETGDSKMNLNDFISMDPEVGWGAVYSLSEFVHRFGSQNY
- the NTAQ1 gene encoding protein N-terminal glutamine amidohydrolase isoform X3 — its product is MEGDVPAAAAARYQPASPPRDACVYNSCYCEENIWKLCEYIKNHDQYPLEECYAVFISNERKMIPIWKQQARPGDGPVIWDYHVVLLHVSSGGQSFIYDLDTVLPFPCPFDTYVEDAFKSDEDIHPQFRRKFRVIRADSYLKNFASDRSHMKDSSGNWREPPPSYPCIETGGRLPCWVCTPLCAGV